CCCGGAAGCAACGCATAAAATCGCCAGTCACGAAAAAGCATCCGGGTGCGGAATCCGGTCCTATCCGTTTCTTTCGCTCCACCCTGATACGCTTCTTTTTCACCGACCAGCGAGTTCATGGCCGGCAGGAGAACAAGTGCGATGACGCCTCCTTGAATGCCCCAGCTCATGCGCCAGTCGGCGGCTTGCATCAGGTACACGATGAGCAGCGGCAGCAAACCTTCGCCCAACGGGTAACCAAGCCCCGAAACACTCAAGGCCCGGCCGCGTCCGTCTTCAAACTCACGCGCCATGGTGGTCGAAGCGGTCAGGCTGAGCAAGCCTTGACCGGTCAGACGCAACCCGAGGAGAGCAAGAAACAGGGCCGGAACATTGAATGCAAAGGCCATCGCCAGACAGGCCAGGGTCAGACCGATGCCCACACTCAGACTGAAAGGCCGTAGCGGCATCCGGTCGATCAGACGGCCGAAAAATGGCAGACAGGCGGCACTAACTAAGGTGGCAGCTGCATATAGCGAACCGAACTGCGCCGGATTCAAGGAAAATGTCTCCAGAATACCAGGCACGAAGAGTGAGATGAGAAAGGTCTGTCCGAAGCTGGAAAAGAGTGTCAGCAAGATGCCGAACGAAAGGACTCGGCAATGGGTGTGTAAGAAATTAAAATAAGCCATAATGGGTAATTATCCTTTGCACACCCCCGAAAGCAAGGCAAGCCAGCATCGCTTCGGTTGAGAACCGGTTTTCAGGTGGAAATATCTGCCACAAGTTTGAGACTTTATTGCGCTCATTGGAGTTCTCTTGTTTTCATAAACTTTATCTCCGGCCACTGCTTCGCCTCAAATTCTGGCCGCCATTCGCTTTCGGCCAGATACGTCAAATTCCTTCTGTATCCAGCGCCAGGTTGCGCTGGTTTGCCCTTCTGCATCCCGTCAGCCGTTTTCTGTTCTCGCAGTTCACCCAACGGGCGGTGGCATAATCG
The window above is part of the Desulfobacterales bacterium genome. Proteins encoded here:
- a CDS encoding MFS transporter; protein product: MAYFNFLHTHCRVLSFGILLTLFSSFGQTFLISLFVPGILETFSLNPAQFGSLYAAATLVSAACLPFFGRLIDRMPLRPFSLSVGIGLTLACLAMAFAFNVPALFLALLGLRLTGQGLLSLTASTTMAREFEDGRGRALSVSGLGYPLGEGLLPLLIVYLMQAADWRMSWGIQGGVIALVLLPAMNSLVGEKEAYQGGAKETDRTGFRTRMLFRDWRFYALLPGNLFLPMALTGLFLYQGLLAGESGFSLQAMGAAFVGFAVARLTASLAIGPLIDRWSAMRLFPFILLPVAAGMAFLWKGPLFLAPFAFLALAGMSQGIAGPTMTALWAEIYGSASLGAIKGMVASMSIFATALGPLLIGWLLLVEISFSVIVPACAMLALGVAGLGLSLQKKISNLKLSRRV